DNA sequence from the Marinilongibacter aquaticus genome:
TAAAACTGCCCGTTTCCGGCATATCTGAATACAGGGCATGGGCCGTAAAATCATCTAAATTGATTTCGCTTTCATTTAAACCCGAGAGGGTGACATAACGAAAACCATAGAAAGTGAAGTGCGGCTCGAAATGAAATTTACTTTGGCCATCAAGTATAAATGTACTGGTGGCTTTGGCTGTGCGGAGGTTGTCGAAATAAGGATTGCCGAATTTATCGGGCATTTCGAAATGATGAAGGCGAACGGTTTGACCCTTTTTGCCAGCCAGATCGGCAGAAACCCAACCGACCAAGTTTTGTCCGAAATCTAAAATTAAGTCGCCGTTTGGAGAACGGTATTTTCGAATCGGTTTAAAGGCCTCGTGTTTTTTGATTGCTTGGTTGATTGACGCATTCAAGTAGTCTTTCGGGTGCTCGAGTAAAGCGACTTTCGACCAGCCTGCGTCATTGAAATTTGGTGAAGACCAATCTGTTTGAACACGGGCGGCGTCTATGGTTTCACCATGGTAAATTTCGGAATAGAGAATTTCACTTGTGCTCGCCTTCCAAGAGCCATCCGATACCACTCTTTCGGTTTTCCCATTGGCATATTGAATCTCCAATTGAAGCAAAACCGCAGTTTTTTTTCCATAAAGATTGGTTTTGTTTTCCCATGTCAAGGGCGTGCGGTACCATCCGCTACCCAAGCGTACACCTATCGCATTTTTTCCGGAAAGCAGAGCTTCGGTTACTTCGTACGATTGATATTGAAGGTGTTTGTTGTAGCTTGTCCAACCGGGAGCCAAGTAGGCGTCGCCAATTCTTTGGCCATTGATTTCGACTTCATAAAGACCCAAAGCCGAAATATGCAATACCGCTCGGGCTATTTTCTTTTTGCTTTCAAAGGTTTTTCGGAGTAAGGGGCTGATCCCGTTTGCAGTATCGGCTGCAAGGCCAGACGAAATCCAATTGGCTTCCCACTCATTGGCTTGCAAGTAGGCTGTGGCAAAATGGCTAGTCGACCAATCCGATTGCTGATTGTGGTTATCGTAAGCTTTGACTTTCAAGTCGTAGTGCGAATTTGAGAGCAAAGGCTCTCCCGCATATTCCACAAAAAGCGATTGCTCTGAGTTTACTTTGCCGCTTTTCCAAACCTGCTTTTTCCCTTTCCACACTTCAATTTCATAGGCCGTTTGCAAGGTGTTTTTCTGTTCGCTGAGCAATTGCCAACTGAAACGAGGTTTGGGATTGTCGATGCCTTCGGGAGTATGCAGGCGATCAACTCGCAGGTGGTTTACTTGAAGCGATTGGCCAAAGGCCACAGCCGACAACAGGAAAGGTAAAAGGCTCAGTAATCTTTTCATAGCGTTGGTTTAGGGGCAAAAGAAAACGACATTGCAGTTTTGATACTGCAATGTCGTCAATTTATTGGGGCAAACCATCCTGTACTATCTTGAATGGTGCATAGTATATGGCTTCAAAATACTATTTGCTCGAGAGGATCAAACTTGGATCGAAGGCATAACGGCCAGATTCCTTCCCGTATACGGCAAGACCCCCATTGCCTTTCACTTGCAATTTTACATTCAGTTGACCTTGTTTTTGCAAAGACTTGATTTGGCTTTTGCTCAATGGCACTTTGACCAAATAACCGTAGCTGCCGGCCTCGTCTAAATGATCGTCTTCTTTTTGATAGAACCAGCTCAAAATACCTCTGTGATCGGCTGGATCATCAGCGAGTTTTACATTTTTCACCGATTGTCCGTTGATCAGAATGCTCACTTCCGATGGGAAAAGCGTTTCGTCGGTCATGGGGTAAGCATTTTTGTTTTGGCTAGGCTCTGCACGGGCACCGAGCATATAGTCTTTGTCGGCCAATTGATCCACGGTTTTGTCTTTGGCAAAGAGTTCTTTCGCTCCCAGCTCCAAAAGCAAATATCCCGATTTTGCTTTTTTTGTAGGCTTGCTGAAGGTGTAGGTGAATTGCCCTTTTCCAGCTCCATCGGCTTTCTTGCCTTCCATGGCCAACCAATTTTTCGAAGACCAGTCGGCAGCCGTAAAGGCATCGGGAGCGACAGAAAGCACTTCTACATTACCCGGAAGTTTGCTGCCGTCGACAATAAACGAATGGAAATTGTGATGATGTACTTTGCCATTTTGATCTTTCAAAATCAAAGAAAGTACAAACAGGCCGTCTTTGTCGGGCATAGGCACCTGAAGGCTTTCAAGTTGCTCCTGCATCCAAGGTTTATAGTTGATGCTGCGGCTGTACGTTTCGCTTTGCCATTCTTCGCCCAATGAAGTGAGGCCGCGAAGGCTGTATTCTAAACTAAGGGTATTGCCCGGGATTTGTTCGTCTGTCATCGAAGAAAGAAACAGTGGAACTGTCGCCAGACTTCCTGCCTTCACTTTTTCTGTGATATCTTGTCCGGTAGAAAGGTAAATGAGCGAATGAAAATCATTGTCTTTCATGCCCTGCACCAGTTCGTCTAGACCTGTGTATTTTTTGCTGCGGTCGAAACGCCAATAGCCATTCCACTCGTTGATCACATCGTGGTGCTCGGTGTAAAGCCATCCCGACATTTTTGGATATTTACGAAACACGTTCATCATACGGTGGTAGTCGTAGCTCCAGTCTACATCGCCTGTGCTGCCTTGGTATCCCCACACGTTTCCGCATTCAGAATTGAGCATGGGTTGCTTGCCTTGGGCAAAGCCTTTTTCAAAATCGAATGTGCTCCCGGGGTAATTGTTTTCGGTAAGATTGGCCATGAAATTTTCCCATTTGTATCCCGGCAAATATTGGTGCCAAGAGTAGAGGTCGGTTTCTGTATGACCGGCTCCACAGCAAATGGAATTGTCTTCTACCAAACGCGTTTGGTCCAAAGACTTGGCCAAATAGTACATAGAAGCGACCCAAAGTTGCGTTTTGGGCAAATACTTGTTTTCTTCTTTGCCTGTTTCTGGGTTCTTTACAGCGGTACGCAAGCCCCAAGTTTCGTTGAAAACGATCCATGAAAAA
Encoded proteins:
- a CDS encoding glycoside hydrolase family 2 protein, whose product is MKRILFFLFSLLAFSVQAQEIPLPEYPRPDFERDNWVNLNGYWQLKFDKNNVGIDQDWQNKTNTYDEKILVPFPWGSKLSEVEDKADIAWYTRKISVPAGWKNKNTHLTIGASDWETSVWLDGHFLGSHRGGYTPFSFDLTPFLKYGQEQDLVVRVDDTRRMFTLYGKQGYGNARGIWQTIYMEAVGKTEIDYAHFIPNIDKNELKVELNLKGDLSKSTDFKIDIAEQGSHSFKIPAGQDKFEAIVTLKNPTLWNLDKPYLYTVQMQANDDAVKSYFGFREISTGLLPGTEIPYVTINKKPVYLQLTLDQSYHPEGFYTFPSDEFMKNEILLAKGIGLNGIRTHIKVDIPRKLYWADKLGVLVMSDLPNSWGEPDEKMQEAAEYTLREMIKRDFNHPAIFSWIVFNETWGLRTAVKNPETGKEENKYLPKTQLWVASMYYLAKSLDQTRLVEDNSICCGAGHTETDLYSWHQYLPGYKWENFMANLTENNYPGSTFDFEKGFAQGKQPMLNSECGNVWGYQGSTGDVDWSYDYHRMMNVFRKYPKMSGWLYTEHHDVINEWNGYWRFDRSKKYTGLDELVQGMKDNDFHSLIYLSTGQDITEKVKAGSLATVPLFLSSMTDEQIPGNTLSLEYSLRGLTSLGEEWQSETYSRSINYKPWMQEQLESLQVPMPDKDGLFVLSLILKDQNGKVHHHNFHSFIVDGSKLPGNVEVLSVAPDAFTAADWSSKNWLAMEGKKADGAGKGQFTYTFSKPTKKAKSGYLLLELGAKELFAKDKTVDQLADKDYMLGARAEPSQNKNAYPMTDETLFPSEVSILINGQSVKNVKLADDPADHRGILSWFYQKEDDHLDEAGSYGYLVKVPLSKSQIKSLQKQGQLNVKLQVKGNGGLAVYGKESGRYAFDPSLILSSK